The Bacteroidia bacterium genomic sequence CTGCCAAAAGCAGCACAACGAATACCTGGATCGTATAGCGCCAGTGGGCATGAACGAAGTAGAGGTAACTGCCCAGGCCGGCCATTATCAACAGATAGCCGAGGGGTCCGCCCAGCCAGGTAATGATGGTCATAAAGAGGGTCAGGCCATCGGACCGAAAGCTCCATACATATTCGAAAATGGCCTCATCCACAGGTTGCAGGGTATCGTCAAAAAGTTCTTCCGTGAGTTCCACAAAGCCGTTTAGCGTAAGCATGCCGAGAATAATGGCAATGGCCGACCAGAGAATAAGACTGAAATTCTCATGCTTCGGATCAATCAGCTTCTTTAGCAATTCCTGTAAAGAACGAAGCAGGTTTCTATCTGAGTTCGCCAATGCGTTTTATCGTTTGGTGGAAAAAGTTAACGGACAAAGCAAAAGATAGTTGAAAGGGGAAATAATGGGTTTGTACCGCGCGGTTTAATTTCCGGAAATCCTCGCTTCCTTATGGTTTATGGGAATGATATGGGAAAACGCTAATGAATAATCCGGGGAAAATGCGAAAAGCGTAAAACCTCCAGTGTTTTGTTAAAAATGACTTTCAGATATTCTCCTTCAAAGCGCTTTCGTATTTAATTATTTAAATAAAAATAACAACGGCAAACCAGCGGGATACTATCTGGTCCCGTACCCGTTTCTTGCCATCAAAGGCTTTCCACCGGTTCATCCGAGACCACGCCTCCGCCTTTGAGTTTAATAATGCGGTGCGTCCTTCGCGCCAGTTCAAAATCATGGGTTACCAGCACCAGGGTAGTTCCGGATTCCTGGTTGAGTTGAAAGATCAGATCCTGTATACGGCCGCCAGTTTCATCATCAAGATTGCCGGTGGGCTCGTCAGCAAAAAGGATGATGGGCCGGTTGGAGAAAGCACGGGCTATGGAGACGCGCTGCTGCTCCCCGCCCGAAAGCTGTGAAGGATAATGGCGGAGCCGCTCTCCCAGGCCAACACGCTCCAGCAATTCCCGTGAAAAGGCAGCGGAGTTTCTTTTCCCCTGCAACTCCATCGGCACCATCACGTTTTCCAATGCCGTGAGTGTAGGGATCAATTGAAAGCTCTGGAATATAAAACCCACATATTTATTGCGCACAGCAGCCCGCTCATCCTCGTTCATGTCGTTCAGGAGCAACCCGTTAAGCTCTACTGTGCCCGTGGTGATCCGGTCCAGGCCGGCACACAGGCCGAGGAGGGTTGTTTTACCGCTGCCTGAAGGTCCCACGATAGAGATGCTGTCTCCGCTGCCCAGCGTGAAACTAACGTCATGCAATACATTCATTGTCCGGTTGCCACTGTGGTAGGTTTTCCCCAGATCCTCTATTTTCAATATATCCATTCCTGATCCTGATCAGTTTATTTTGCAAACTTCAATGTTCAAACTCAATAATGCCTCCCTTGTTGGAATCTTAATTGAATTATAAATTAATTATGAATATTAACCGGTCATCCATTTTTCATTCCCGCCTTCCCTCCAGGTTGTGGGTTGCCCTTCTCAGCACTTTACTGCTTTTCGCCTGCTCCGGTTCTTCGCCTGAGAACCAGGAAAAAAACCCTGCCGCAGAGCGTAGCCCTGCAGAATCCACCCCTGAAACGCAAACCAGCACTATTCTCTTTTTTGGCAATAGCCTCACTGCTGGCTATGGACTGGAAGAGGAAGAGGCCTTCCCGGCATTGATCCAGGAAAAACTGGATTCAGCGGGCCTGGAATTCCGGGTGGTGAATGCAGGGGTGAGCGGGGAAACCTCGTCAGGCGGCAGGGAGCGCATAGACTGGGCGCTGCGGCAACACATAGATATTTTTGTTCTTGAACTTGGTGCCAATGATGGCCTGCGCGGAATTGATCCACAAGAGACAAAAAAGAACCTCCAGGTGATCATTGATAAAGTGCGGGCGGCCAATCCGGAAACGGAGATTATCCTGGCAGGAATGCAGATACCCCCAAGCATGGGCGCAGATTATACCGGAAGGTTTAAGGCAATTTTTTCGGAATTGGCTGAGGAAAACGAGCTGTACTTCGTGCCCTTTCTGCTGGAGGGCGTTGCAGGAAACCCAGCGCTGAACCTGGGAGATGGAATCCATCCAACAGCAGAAGGCCAGAAGATCCTGGCTCAAAATGTCTGGAATATATTAGAGAAAATTGTAATGGCGCAACCGGCCCGGTAAGTGTCGTCTCCTCTTTTATAATTTACATTAATATTCCAGAGTCATCAGAAATTTACTTGAAAGCACAAACCGAAAGCTGTCGTAAAACAAATTCAAAAATCCGTCACGCCTGAACCGTAAAAAGAATTTGTAAATGCTCTGCGCGCCCGGTGCATATCTTTACACTCTTTACGGTTAAAAATCTTGTGGGTTCAGTCTGTCGCATTTTGTCATTCCTGCAAAGGCAGGAATCTCCTGTCCTGCAGTGTGTTGGCCCCCATATCTATTGCTATATAGTGGCTGATAGGCTGAAGTTATGTTGTAATAAGAAAGGGCTTGAATGCGTCATCACGGGAGAAAAATCGAAATAAGTTAAGGAAGAAATGAACTTTTCTGCTCATTTAAATAAATTATACAATTCCATTTCATCGCCAGGTTTATTTAAAGAAAAATGGGATTCAATTTTTGATTGTCTGACTGAAATAATAGTAACGTTGGCAATATCCAGATCAAGCTTCTCAAATTTAGCTTGTTCATCAAAATAGATATTGCTTTGATCAAGCCAGCTTTGATAGCGATATTGAGGATCATCTATGATTAAGGTGATTTTATCTTTATTGTCAGTGAGCGATGAACTATTAGAAATTGCTTGGATAGAATAGGCTATTGTGCCTGGGCAACCGAAGCGGGGAATAAAAATATAAACGTGGTGCTCTTCTGC encodes the following:
- a CDS encoding ABC transporter ATP-binding protein, translated to MDILKIEDLGKTYHSGNRTMNVLHDVSFTLGSGDSISIVGPSGSGKTTLLGLCAGLDRITTGTVELNGLLLNDMNEDERAAVRNKYVGFIFQSFQLIPTLTALENVMVPMELQGKRNSAAFSRELLERVGLGERLRHYPSQLSGGEQQRVSIARAFSNRPIILFADEPTGNLDDETGGRIQDLIFQLNQESGTTLVLVTHDFELARRTHRIIKLKGGGVVSDEPVESL
- a CDS encoding GDSL-type esterase/lipase family protein produces the protein MNINRSSIFHSRLPSRLWVALLSTLLLFACSGSSPENQEKNPAAERSPAESTPETQTSTILFFGNSLTAGYGLEEEEAFPALIQEKLDSAGLEFRVVNAGVSGETSSGGRERIDWALRQHIDIFVLELGANDGLRGIDPQETKKNLQVIIDKVRAANPETEIILAGMQIPPSMGADYTGRFKAIFSELAEENELYFVPFLLEGVAGNPALNLGDGIHPTAEGQKILAQNVWNILEKIVMAQPAR